One Desulfatitalea tepidiphila genomic region harbors:
- the argJ gene encoding bifunctional glutamate N-acetyltransferase/amino-acid acetyltransferase ArgJ has product MVDAVQCKGFSASGLAAGIKKNKGRDLALIYSEVPATVAGMFTRNRVAAAPVLLSKERVAGGVARAIVANAGNANCCTGPRGLAHARAMTAGVASRLSLDDAQVLVASTGVIGAPLPIEKVEAALPDLVAGLRPDGFEDAARAIMTTDTVPKLVVRRGEIDGRAFSIVAVAKGAGMIRPDMATMLCFICTDADIPADLLKQMLAPAVERSLNRITIDGDTSTNDTVLLMANGMSGVDIRSGAQRRIFQGLLDDMLLDIARRLVKDGEGVTKVVDVKVKGAASDADALRLADCVAHSPLVKTAFFGEDANWGRIMGALGRAGAALAPDRVDIYFDTVQMVAAGVGCGQAREDEVTAVMKRPEFAVTIDLHLGEGEASIITCDFSIDYVKINADYRS; this is encoded by the coding sequence ATGGTCGACGCAGTCCAATGCAAAGGTTTTTCCGCGTCCGGTCTTGCGGCCGGGATCAAGAAAAACAAAGGGCGTGATCTGGCCCTTATCTATTCAGAGGTGCCGGCCACCGTGGCCGGTATGTTTACCCGCAATCGGGTGGCCGCAGCACCGGTGCTGCTTTCCAAAGAACGGGTGGCAGGCGGTGTGGCCCGGGCGATCGTGGCCAATGCCGGTAACGCCAATTGCTGCACCGGGCCCCGGGGATTGGCGCATGCCCGTGCCATGACAGCCGGTGTGGCGTCTCGACTGAGTCTGGACGATGCCCAGGTGCTCGTCGCCTCCACCGGCGTGATCGGCGCGCCGCTTCCCATTGAAAAGGTGGAGGCGGCATTGCCGGACCTGGTCGCCGGGCTCCGCCCCGACGGCTTCGAAGATGCGGCCCGCGCCATCATGACCACGGACACGGTGCCCAAACTGGTGGTTCGGCGGGGGGAGATCGACGGCCGCGCCTTTTCCATCGTGGCGGTGGCCAAGGGTGCCGGCATGATCCGGCCCGACATGGCCACCATGCTCTGTTTCATTTGCACCGATGCCGACATTCCGGCCGACCTCCTGAAACAGATGCTGGCCCCGGCCGTGGAACGCTCCCTGAACCGCATCACCATCGATGGCGACACGAGTACCAACGATACGGTGCTCCTGATGGCCAACGGCATGTCCGGTGTCGACATCCGGAGCGGCGCCCAGCGCCGGATTTTCCAGGGATTGCTCGATGACATGTTGCTCGATATCGCCCGCAGGCTGGTCAAAGATGGCGAGGGCGTCACCAAGGTGGTAGACGTCAAGGTGAAGGGTGCGGCATCGGATGCCGATGCTTTGCGTTTGGCCGATTGTGTGGCTCATTCACCGCTGGTCAAGACCGCCTTTTTCGGTGAGGATGCCAATTGGGGGCGCATCATGGGTGCCCTGGGCAGGGCCGGGGCGGCGCTGGCACCTGACCGCGTCGACATTTACTTCGACACGGTGCAGATGGTCGCGGCCGGGGTGGGGTGTGGCCAGGCCCGCGAAGACGAGGTCACCGCGGTCATGAAGCGGCCCGAGTTCGCGGTCACCATCGATCTGCACCTGGGAGAAGGCGAGGCATCGATCATCACGTGCGACTTTTCCATCGACTACGTGAAGATCAATGCGGATTATCGGTCCTGA
- a CDS encoding pseudouridine synthase, translating into MRLQKWLSDAGVCSRRHGENLIRAGKVRVNGAVVTTLGTKVDPDKDRVEVDGQPVQAQSQKIYVALHKPRGYVTSCDHPGQPLVVDLIDIKERIYPVGRLDKDSTGLLLLTNDGRLHHRLSHPSFDHEKEYDVTVDRPIGDGDLKQLSDGLPILGSMTRPARVRRLAGRRFRIVLLEGRNRQIRRMVKQLGYQVKRLKRIRMAHIHLGNLPEGAWRHLTAAETRRLLAQVAGKRRSGQENPT; encoded by the coding sequence ATGCGATTGCAGAAATGGCTCTCCGACGCCGGAGTGTGCTCACGGCGTCACGGCGAGAATCTTATCCGGGCCGGCAAGGTGCGGGTCAACGGCGCGGTGGTGACCACCCTGGGCACCAAGGTCGACCCCGACAAGGATCGGGTCGAGGTCGACGGACAGCCGGTTCAGGCGCAGTCGCAGAAGATTTATGTGGCTTTGCACAAACCCAGGGGGTATGTGACCAGCTGCGACCACCCCGGTCAGCCCCTTGTCGTCGATCTCATCGATATCAAGGAGCGCATCTATCCGGTGGGGCGTCTCGACAAGGATTCCACGGGACTCTTGCTGTTGACCAACGATGGCCGCCTGCACCATCGACTGTCCCACCCTTCGTTCGACCACGAAAAGGAGTACGACGTAACGGTGGATCGCCCCATCGGCGACGGGGACTTGAAACAACTGTCCGATGGGCTGCCCATTCTGGGCAGCATGACCCGCCCGGCCAGGGTGCGGCGTCTTGCCGGACGCCGTTTCCGCATCGTCCTGCTGGAAGGTCGAAACCGCCAGATCCGCAGGATGGTCAAGCAGCTTGGCTACCAGGTCAAGCGCCTCAAACGGATCCGAATGGCGCATATTCACCTGGGGAATCTGCCCGAAGGGGCCTGGCGGCATTTGACCGCTGCGGAAACCCGGCGCTTATTGGCGCAAGTGGCTGGTAAACGGCGGTCGGGACAAGAAAACCCGACCTGA
- a CDS encoding nucleotide sugar dehydrogenase gives MVTFESLQARQDKIAVVGLGYVGLPLAVHLADHFDVVGYDMKEARIAELRDGHDRTLEVEDERLARAAITYTSRAEDLALCRLMIIAVPTPIDAYNIPDLSPLRGASEAVGRHLQRGACVVFESTVYPGATEEVCVPILEKTSGLTFGRDFTVGYSPERINPGDKVHTLESVVKIVSGSDAASADLLMNVYGRVVKAGLHRASSIKVAEAAKVIENTQRDLNIALMNELAMIFDIIGIDTLEVLEAAGSKWNFLPFRPGLVGGHCIGVDPYYLTFKAESLGYHPEMILAGRRVNDGMGKYIAERTVKLLIHSGKAVKGAKVGVLGITFKEDVPDLRNTRIVDIVKELEDYGIDVLVHDPLADPTESREHYGLELRPMEALSGVDAVVLGVMHKAYRTMGLAGVAALCTNSHPIVVDVKSLFDQEQADRLGVTYWRL, from the coding sequence ATGGTGACGTTCGAGTCGTTGCAGGCACGGCAGGATAAAATCGCGGTGGTGGGATTGGGATATGTCGGATTACCCCTGGCGGTTCATCTGGCCGATCATTTCGACGTGGTCGGGTATGACATGAAAGAGGCGCGCATCGCCGAACTTCGAGACGGCCATGACCGCACCCTGGAGGTTGAGGATGAACGGCTCGCCCGGGCCGCCATCACCTACACCAGCAGGGCCGAGGATCTGGCGCTGTGCCGTTTGATGATCATTGCCGTGCCGACGCCCATCGACGCTTACAATATTCCAGACTTGAGCCCGCTGCGCGGTGCCTCGGAAGCCGTCGGCCGCCATCTTCAGCGGGGGGCCTGTGTCGTCTTCGAGTCCACGGTCTATCCCGGCGCTACCGAGGAGGTCTGCGTGCCGATCCTGGAGAAGACCTCCGGGCTGACCTTCGGGCGCGATTTCACGGTGGGTTATTCACCGGAGCGCATCAATCCGGGGGACAAGGTGCATACCCTGGAGAGCGTGGTCAAGATCGTATCCGGCTCAGACGCGGCCAGCGCCGATCTCCTCATGAACGTCTACGGCCGGGTGGTCAAGGCCGGTCTGCACAGGGCCTCGAGCATCAAAGTGGCGGAAGCGGCCAAGGTGATCGAGAACACCCAGCGGGACCTGAACATTGCCTTGATGAATGAATTGGCCATGATCTTCGATATCATCGGCATCGATACCTTGGAGGTGCTGGAAGCCGCCGGCAGCAAATGGAACTTTCTGCCATTCCGCCCCGGACTGGTCGGCGGCCACTGTATCGGCGTGGACCCCTACTATCTGACCTTCAAGGCCGAATCCCTCGGCTACCACCCCGAGATGATCCTGGCCGGCCGGCGCGTGAACGACGGGATGGGCAAATATATCGCCGAGCGCACCGTCAAGCTGCTGATTCACAGCGGCAAGGCCGTAAAAGGCGCCAAGGTGGGGGTCCTGGGGATCACCTTCAAGGAGGATGTGCCCGATTTGCGCAACACCCGCATCGTCGACATCGTCAAGGAGCTTGAAGATTACGGGATCGACGTGCTGGTCCACGATCCCCTGGCCGATCCAACCGAGTCCCGCGAGCATTATGGTCTGGAATTGCGTCCCATGGAGGCGCTGAGCGGTGTGGACGCCGTCGTGCTGGGCGTCATGCACAAGGCTTACCGCACCATGGGATTGGCCGGCGTGGCGGCCCTGTGTACGAACAGCCATCCGATCGTGGTGGATGTGAAAAGCCTCTTTGACCAGGAGCAGGCCGATCGGTTGGGGGTGACCTACTGGCGGCTTTGA
- a CDS encoding glycerophosphodiester phosphodiesterase yields the protein MSILPLIEGYYMRMMDAYFAHKPQPTPPVSVLKACRLIAHRGEHDNRMVLENSLAAFQRAADAGLWGIELDVRWTRDLVPVVFHDPDLNRLFSRSERIDRLTFRQLRACAEPIPSLTEVVERFGKRLHLMIEIKRGEWSDIRNQSRTLREALAPLRPVVDYHLMVLDPSIMAPLSGLAPSCMIAIAYHWPYRLSRWVLEHRWGGLATHYSMLRRTLIRRHHTHGQGVGCAFPASRNSLFRELNRGVDFIFSNCAGRLQKMLVEALIQAQLHCPSGQTVCLKDENFTSSNTR from the coding sequence ATGTCGATACTGCCCCTGATCGAAGGGTACTACATGCGCATGATGGATGCCTATTTTGCGCACAAACCCCAACCCACGCCGCCGGTTTCGGTGTTAAAGGCCTGCCGACTCATCGCCCACCGCGGTGAACACGACAACCGGATGGTCCTCGAAAACAGCCTGGCGGCCTTTCAACGCGCTGCCGATGCCGGCCTTTGGGGCATCGAGCTGGATGTGCGCTGGACCCGCGACCTCGTGCCGGTCGTGTTTCACGATCCCGATCTCAACCGACTTTTTTCCCGATCGGAACGAATCGACCGACTCACCTTCAGACAACTGCGAGCCTGCGCCGAACCGATCCCCAGCTTGACGGAAGTGGTCGAAAGATTCGGCAAACGGTTGCATCTGATGATCGAGATCAAACGCGGCGAATGGTCTGATATCCGAAACCAGAGCCGCACCCTGCGCGAAGCCCTGGCCCCATTGCGGCCGGTTGTGGATTACCATCTGATGGTCCTCGACCCCTCGATCATGGCTCCTTTGTCGGGCCTGGCGCCCTCTTGTATGATTGCCATCGCCTACCATTGGCCCTATCGTCTCAGCCGGTGGGTGCTGGAACATCGATGGGGCGGATTGGCCACCCATTACAGCATGTTGAGACGCACCTTAATCCGGCGCCACCACACTCATGGCCAAGGTGTCGGCTGTGCATTCCCGGCATCGCGCAACAGCCTGTTTCGGGAGTTGAATCGTGGTGTGGATTTTATCTTCTCAAACTGTGCCGGCAGACTGCAGAAAATGTTGGTAGAAGCATTGATCCAAGCGCAGTTGCACTGTCCATCGGGTCAAACCGTTTGTCTAAAGGACGAAAACTTCACCTCATCGAACACGAGATGA
- a CDS encoding universal stress protein: MAKKILIALDDSENAFRAAEFVAQNFSKDNLVTLLSVMLDTAALCKMDSPELIPLFKSQQTSFCALEDKKRELMREAMKKAKNALVAAGFPPEHVTTKIEDKKHGVARDILAEAEKDYQLIVMGRRGISGVKELFLGSVSQKVFNGAKDISVLIVN, translated from the coding sequence ATGGCCAAAAAAATACTCATTGCCCTCGACGATTCCGAAAATGCATTTCGGGCGGCTGAATTCGTCGCCCAGAACTTTTCAAAAGACAACCTGGTCACCCTGCTCAGCGTCATGCTGGACACGGCAGCGCTGTGCAAGATGGACAGCCCTGAGTTGATCCCGCTGTTTAAATCCCAGCAGACCAGCTTTTGTGCACTGGAAGACAAGAAGAGGGAACTGATGCGCGAGGCAATGAAAAAGGCTAAAAACGCATTGGTCGCAGCCGGTTTTCCCCCAGAACATGTGACGACCAAAATCGAGGATAAAAAACACGGCGTGGCGCGCGACATTCTGGCGGAAGCGGAAAAGGATTACCAGCTGATCGTCATGGGGCGCCGCGGCATTTCGGGCGTAAAGGAGCTGTTCCTCGGAAGTGTCTCTCAAAAGGTGTTCAACGGCGCCAAAGACATATCGGTGCTCATCGTCAATTAG
- a CDS encoding HAD family hydrolase → MISRTYDGPAGDPSGPIQIKAVLFDFDGTLTAPGALDFSAIKGALGCPLEIPVLEYIQSMATPRLRRAAMEKLIAFEIEAARQSIPNHGAVDTVAWIKQRRLACGIITRNSRASVLCALEKFDPLGPGDFDLLVTREDPPAPKPSAEGVFWAARRLNARPREIMMVGDYLFDCQAGRAAGATTVLLDPDNNPRLRAAECDYRIGRLMEIKSLIAASQFP, encoded by the coding sequence GTGATATCCAGGACCTATGACGGGCCGGCAGGCGATCCGAGCGGACCCATTCAGATCAAGGCGGTATTGTTTGATTTTGACGGGACCCTCACCGCGCCGGGCGCTCTGGATTTTTCTGCCATCAAGGGCGCGCTGGGTTGCCCGCTCGAAATTCCCGTTCTGGAGTACATCCAATCCATGGCCACGCCGCGTCTGAGGCGAGCCGCAATGGAAAAACTCATCGCATTTGAAATCGAGGCGGCGCGGCAATCGATACCGAATCACGGTGCGGTCGACACAGTGGCCTGGATCAAACAGCGCCGTCTGGCCTGCGGTATTATCACCCGCAACAGCAGGGCATCGGTGTTGTGCGCCTTGGAAAAGTTCGATCCCCTCGGGCCTGGAGATTTCGACCTGCTCGTCACACGGGAAGATCCGCCCGCACCCAAACCGAGCGCCGAAGGCGTTTTCTGGGCGGCCCGCCGGCTGAACGCCCGGCCACGTGAAATTATGATGGTTGGCGACTACCTGTTCGATTGCCAGGCCGGCCGTGCCGCCGGTGCAACCACCGTGCTGCTGGATCCGGACAACAACCCGCGTTTGCGCGCGGCCGAGTGCGACTATCGCATCGGTCGATTGATGGAGATTAAAAGCCTGATCGCCGCATCTCAATTCCCTTAA
- a CDS encoding ferredoxin — protein MKARVTKQCMGDRNCNKLCPEVFKYDEDQLLSVVQFDVIPEKYEDLVRQAAAECGADAIEIEE, from the coding sequence ATGAAGGCACGCGTCACCAAACAGTGTATGGGAGATCGGAACTGCAATAAATTGTGCCCCGAAGTATTCAAGTATGATGAGGATCAATTGCTCTCCGTCGTTCAATTTGACGTGATACCGGAAAAATACGAGGATCTGGTTCGCCAGGCGGCCGCCGAGTGCGGCGCTGACGCGATCGAGATCGAAGAGTAA
- the rbr gene encoding rubrerythrin has translation MGKFRDSQTARNLMLSFAGESQARNRYTYFSRRAFEEGFVQIADIFEETANQECEHALRFFKFFNGGELEITGSFPSGAIQSTYDNLVAAADGERFEHSQLYPGFAQVAREEGFERAADTWDAISVSERQHEKRYRELAANLLADRVFARKEQAVWRCRNCGYLHTGNEAPLKCPACVMPQGYFELLAENW, from the coding sequence ATGGGAAAATTCCGTGATAGCCAAACGGCCCGAAATTTAATGCTCTCCTTTGCCGGTGAGTCCCAGGCGCGAAATCGCTACACCTATTTTTCGCGCCGGGCCTTCGAGGAAGGCTTCGTTCAAATTGCCGACATCTTCGAAGAAACCGCCAACCAGGAGTGCGAGCACGCCTTGCGCTTTTTTAAATTTTTCAATGGGGGTGAACTCGAAATCACCGGCAGCTTTCCCTCCGGCGCGATCCAATCCACCTACGACAATTTGGTCGCCGCGGCGGACGGCGAGCGTTTCGAGCACAGCCAGCTTTATCCCGGCTTTGCTCAAGTCGCCCGTGAAGAGGGATTCGAGCGGGCAGCCGACACCTGGGATGCCATCAGCGTTTCCGAGCGCCAGCATGAAAAACGCTACCGGGAATTGGCCGCCAATCTACTGGCCGACCGGGTGTTTGCCCGAAAGGAACAGGCTGTGTGGCGCTGCCGGAATTGCGGCTATCTGCACACCGGTAACGAGGCGCCGCTAAAATGTCCTGCATGTGTCATGCCCCAGGGCTATTTCGAGCTGCTGGCTGAAAACTGGTAG
- a CDS encoding outer membrane beta-barrel protein, with amino-acid sequence MKWFNNLMVLATLTLCGLSVGFPAGASATSEAFRNYGQIRLGVNEFTDDMDDAGMDTGVDLGAAYGRYLTPNLVLEAAIDFFASDRDVRGYNGTAGSYDIDDTLGVMAVLATIKGEFPVGRARIFGGGGVGYYVVALNSDIDTAYLGDFDEDESDSVFGAHVVAGVNVDITKRFFAGLQGMYRWTDDIDIDERVATVPIRLEGDLSGYVVNLTAGFRF; translated from the coding sequence ATGAAATGGTTCAATAATTTAATGGTGTTGGCTACTCTTACACTATGTGGTTTAAGCGTCGGATTCCCGGCCGGCGCCTCGGCGACATCGGAAGCGTTCCGGAATTATGGGCAGATTCGTTTGGGTGTGAACGAGTTCACAGATGATATGGACGATGCCGGCATGGATACCGGTGTCGATCTGGGTGCCGCATATGGCCGTTATCTGACGCCTAACCTGGTGCTTGAAGCTGCGATCGATTTTTTTGCATCTGACAGGGATGTGCGGGGTTACAACGGAACGGCCGGCAGTTACGATATCGACGACACCCTCGGGGTTATGGCCGTTCTGGCCACGATCAAAGGTGAATTTCCCGTGGGCCGGGCAAGGATTTTCGGTGGCGGCGGGGTGGGGTATTATGTCGTTGCCCTCAATTCGGATATCGACACGGCCTATCTCGGTGATTTTGACGAAGATGAAAGTGACAGCGTGTTCGGTGCTCATGTCGTGGCGGGCGTCAACGTCGACATTACCAAGCGTTTTTTTGCCGGATTGCAAGGTATGTATCGCTGGACCGACGATATCGACATCGACGAAAGGGTGGCAACGGTTCCCATCCGTCTGGAAGGAGATTTGAGCGGCTACGTGGTCAATCTCACCGCCGGTTTCCGATTTTAA
- a CDS encoding cold-shock protein, translating into MANGTVKWFNDQKGFGFIEQEDGPDVFVHHSAINASGFKSLKEGDRVSFDVEQGKKGPSALNVTVS; encoded by the coding sequence ATGGCCAATGGAACAGTCAAGTGGTTTAACGACCAAAAAGGGTTCGGCTTCATCGAGCAGGAAGACGGTCCCGACGTATTCGTTCATCATTCAGCGATCAACGCCAGCGGGTTCAAAAGCCTTAAAGAAGGCGACCGCGTTTCCTTTGACGTTGAGCAAGGGAAAAAAGGTCCCTCTGCTTTAAATGTCACTGTAAGCTAA
- a CDS encoding RNA recognition motif domain-containing protein, whose translation MNIYIGNLSDSMTEDNLRSLFAAYGEIASVKVFKGRFSGSANGFGFIEMPSNSEADQAIKALNGNRVDGNFIKVRPADPGGKRRQKKPLRRRGY comes from the coding sequence ATGAATATCTACATCGGAAATTTGTCTGACAGCATGACCGAAGACAATTTAAGGTCTCTGTTTGCGGCATACGGAGAAATCGCAAGCGTCAAAGTGTTCAAGGGCAGATTCTCCGGAAGTGCCAACGGCTTCGGTTTTATTGAGATGCCCAGCAATTCTGAAGCAGATCAGGCTATCAAGGCGTTGAACGGAAACCGCGTCGATGGCAACTTTATAAAAGTTAGGCCTGCCGACCCGGGCGGAAAACGACGCCAGAAAAAACCCCTTCGAAGAAGGGGCTATTGA
- a CDS encoding DEAD/DEAH box helicase, translating to MNFESFSLNPKLTAGISAAGYITPTPIQIQAIPKVMQGCDVMGLAQTGTGKTAAFALPILHRLLKERQNGVRALVVAPTRELAEQIHESFETLGNKTGLRSVAIYGGVGIQPQMKSLKRADIVVACPGRLLDHIQRGTVNLSRVEVLVLDEADQMFDMGFMPDIRRIIAHLPASDRQNLLFSATMPAEIGRLADEILKKPIRVAVGQEAPAETVTHAFFPVAQHLKTSLLLKLLGNTKTDAVLVFTRTKHRAKQLCVKLARAGFLSTSLQGNLSQSKRQDAMSGFKSGKYQVLVATDIASRGIDVANISHVINFDMPATPELYIHRIGRTGRAERNGEAYSLITDEDRQMVKAIHRVLGHIERRTLSGFDYQLPPPSPAGDRRTDQVRVRHTKVRAGRNSHRRDASGVFA from the coding sequence TTGAACTTTGAATCATTTTCGTTGAACCCCAAACTGACAGCAGGGATCTCAGCTGCCGGCTATATCACCCCGACCCCCATTCAAATCCAAGCCATTCCCAAAGTCATGCAAGGCTGTGATGTCATGGGCTTGGCACAAACCGGCACCGGCAAGACGGCCGCATTTGCACTGCCGATCTTGCACCGGCTCCTTAAAGAGCGGCAAAATGGCGTTCGCGCACTCGTCGTCGCCCCCACCCGCGAACTGGCCGAACAGATCCATGAATCGTTCGAAACCTTGGGGAATAAAACGGGTTTGCGTAGCGTTGCCATTTATGGTGGCGTGGGCATTCAACCGCAGATGAAGTCGTTGAAGCGCGCCGATATCGTCGTTGCATGTCCCGGGCGCCTCCTCGACCACATCCAGCGAGGGACGGTTAATCTTTCCCGCGTGGAAGTGCTTGTCCTCGACGAGGCGGACCAGATGTTCGACATGGGCTTTATGCCCGATATCCGTCGGATCATCGCCCATCTGCCGGCATCGGATCGCCAGAACCTGCTTTTTTCGGCCACCATGCCCGCTGAAATCGGTCGTCTGGCCGATGAGATCCTCAAAAAACCAATCCGTGTGGCAGTAGGGCAGGAAGCGCCGGCGGAAACCGTTACACACGCATTTTTCCCTGTGGCCCAGCATTTAAAGACGTCGCTGTTGCTCAAGTTGCTCGGCAACACCAAGACCGACGCCGTTCTGGTTTTCACGCGAACCAAGCATCGCGCCAAGCAACTCTGTGTTAAATTGGCCAGAGCCGGTTTCCTTTCGACCTCGTTACAGGGAAATTTGTCCCAATCCAAGCGTCAGGACGCCATGAGCGGATTCAAATCCGGCAAATATCAGGTGCTGGTCGCTACCGATATCGCATCCCGCGGCATCGACGTCGCCAACATCTCCCATGTCATTAACTTTGACATGCCTGCTACCCCAGAACTCTATATTCACCGCATCGGCCGCACCGGCAGGGCCGAGCGCAACGGTGAGGCCTATAGCCTGATTACCGACGAAGATCGACAGATGGTCAAGGCCATCCATCGGGTCCTGGGCCATATCGAACGGCGCACACTTTCCGGTTTCGATTACCAATTGCCTCCTCCTTCGCCCGCCGGCGATCGGCGTACGGACCAGGTTCGAGTGCGACACACAAAAGTCCGGGCGGGTCGCAATTCGCACCGTCGGGACGCAAGTGGCGTCTTTGCCTGA
- the selD gene encoding selenide, water dikinase SelD, with translation MAANEIRLTQTVKGAGUASKLSPGDLDQALCGMTFPTDENVLVGLERADDAGVYRLSDDLALIQTVDFFTPIVDDPYWFGQIAAANALSDVYAMGGVPKTAMNLVGFPLKTMDISILRQVIQGGIDKMVEAEVVLVGGHSVEDSELKYGLSVTGFVHPERFLVKKNLKQGDALILTKPLGTGIINTAIKGGLASDELIERVTRLMAALNRSAADVMAAYPVHACTDITGFGLLGHLAEMVCGSGHSLLVQSPKVPILPEASEYAAMGLVPAGAYHNKTFREHMVSFETSVDALMRDILFDPQTSGGLLISVALERAEELVADLMAKGIDQAAVIGSVVADPSEKIFVQ, from the coding sequence ATGGCAGCCAATGAGATCAGATTGACGCAGACGGTCAAGGGTGCCGGTTGAGCCTCCAAGCTCTCTCCAGGGGACCTGGACCAGGCACTTTGCGGGATGACGTTTCCCACGGATGAAAACGTTTTGGTCGGGTTGGAACGCGCCGACGACGCCGGGGTGTACCGGTTGTCCGACGATCTGGCGCTGATTCAAACAGTGGATTTTTTTACGCCCATCGTGGATGATCCATACTGGTTCGGACAGATTGCGGCCGCCAATGCCTTGAGCGACGTCTATGCCATGGGCGGGGTGCCCAAAACCGCCATGAATCTGGTCGGATTTCCGCTCAAGACGATGGATATCTCTATCTTAAGGCAGGTCATCCAGGGCGGCATCGACAAGATGGTCGAAGCCGAAGTGGTTTTGGTTGGCGGCCACAGCGTCGAAGACAGCGAATTGAAATATGGCCTGTCCGTGACCGGTTTCGTTCATCCCGAGCGGTTCCTCGTGAAGAAAAACCTCAAACAGGGAGACGCCCTGATTCTGACCAAACCGCTCGGTACCGGCATCATCAACACGGCTATCAAAGGGGGGCTGGCATCCGACGAGTTGATCGAACGGGTTACCCGCCTAATGGCTGCGCTGAATCGAAGTGCCGCCGACGTCATGGCCGCCTATCCGGTCCACGCCTGCACCGACATCACCGGGTTCGGTCTGCTCGGCCATCTGGCCGAGATGGTGTGCGGTTCGGGCCACAGTCTGCTCGTCCAATCGCCGAAAGTGCCCATTCTCCCCGAGGCCTCGGAATATGCCGCCATGGGGTTGGTGCCGGCCGGTGCCTATCACAACAAGACCTTTCGCGAGCATATGGTCTCTTTCGAGACAAGTGTCGATGCCTTGATGCGTGATATCCTGTTCGATCCGCAGACCTCCGGTGGACTGTTGATCAGTGTCGCCCTCGAACGGGCCGAGGAGCTGGTTGCCGACCTCATGGCAAAGGGCATCGATCAGGCCGCCGTCATTGGAAGCGTGGTCGCGGATCCGTCCGAGAAGATTTTCGTTCAATAG
- the yedF gene encoding sulfurtransferase-like selenium metabolism protein YedF, producing the protein MKEVDARGLSCPAPVLQTKAILEQEPLDTIKVIVDNAASQQNVERFLKSQGFKTTLSKEGDDFTIVGKSGAKTAPQAAPAPTSTGGGQQIMVMCTTDRMGFGDDELGLKLMVNFIRTLKEMGPDLWRLVLVNNGVKLTIEGSAVLSELQAYEKEGITILVCGTCLEHFKLLERKQVGITTNMLDIVTAMQLADKVISI; encoded by the coding sequence ATGAAAGAAGTGGACGCCCGCGGGCTGTCATGCCCTGCACCGGTATTGCAAACGAAAGCCATTCTGGAGCAGGAGCCGTTGGATACGATCAAGGTGATTGTGGACAATGCGGCCTCTCAACAGAATGTAGAGCGTTTTCTCAAGTCTCAGGGGTTCAAAACGACCTTGTCCAAAGAGGGAGACGATTTTACCATCGTCGGGAAAAGCGGCGCCAAAACCGCTCCGCAGGCGGCACCGGCACCCACATCAACGGGTGGCGGGCAGCAGATCATGGTGATGTGCACGACGGACCGGATGGGATTCGGTGATGATGAACTGGGGCTCAAGCTGATGGTGAATTTCATTCGGACCCTCAAGGAGATGGGGCCGGATCTGTGGCGACTGGTGCTGGTCAACAACGGTGTCAAACTGACCATCGAGGGCTCGGCCGTGTTGTCGGAATTGCAGGCCTATGAAAAAGAGGGTATAACAATTCTGGTCTGCGGTACCTGCCTGGAGCATTTCAAGCTGTTGGAGAGAAAGCAGGTCGGTATCACCACCAACATGCTCGATATCGTAACGGCCATGCAACTGGCGGATAAGGTGATCAGCATTTAG